A single Carnobacterium inhibens subsp. inhibens DSM 13024 DNA region contains:
- a CDS encoding acetyl-CoA carboxylase biotin carboxylase subunit: MFNKILIANRGEIAVRIIRACREMGIKTVAVYSEADRDALHMQLADEAICIGPAKATDSYLNMQSILSAAVVTNAQAIHPGFGFLSENSTFATMCKEMNVTFIGPDADTIDQMGNKANARALMIEANVPVIPGSEGFITDTNEAKQLADKLGYPVMVKASAGGGGKGMRKVLKSDDLVAAFNSAKSEAKAAFGDDQMYMEKIIEHARHIEVQLLGDHYGNVIHLGERDCSLQRNNQKVIEESPSVAINEEQRKALGETAVRAAKYVGYKNAGTIEFLLDQNGQFYFMEMNTRIQVEHPVTEMATEFDIVKEQLLIASGEKLSIKQSDVRLTGHTIECRINAENPAFNFAPSPGTINYLLMPSGGNGLRVDSAMFAGADIPPYYDAMIAKIITKGANRAEAIAKMQRALGEMVIDGIISNQFFQEDLLMDKRFVNGEYDTSFLQDVFLKEWKPRVE, encoded by the coding sequence ATGTTTAATAAGATATTAATTGCCAATCGAGGAGAAATCGCTGTTCGCATTATTCGAGCTTGTCGTGAGATGGGAATCAAAACAGTTGCTGTTTATTCTGAAGCGGATCGTGATGCGTTGCATATGCAATTAGCTGATGAGGCCATTTGTATTGGCCCGGCAAAAGCTACAGATTCTTATTTGAATATGCAAAGTATTTTAAGTGCAGCCGTTGTGACGAATGCACAAGCTATTCACCCAGGTTTTGGTTTCTTATCTGAAAATAGTACGTTTGCCACTATGTGTAAAGAAATGAATGTTACTTTCATAGGACCAGATGCGGATACTATTGATCAAATGGGAAATAAAGCGAATGCACGTGCTCTTATGATTGAAGCAAACGTACCAGTTATTCCGGGAAGTGAAGGCTTTATTACCGATACTAATGAAGCTAAACAACTGGCAGATAAATTAGGTTATCCAGTCATGGTTAAAGCCTCAGCTGGCGGAGGCGGAAAAGGAATGCGAAAAGTTCTTAAAAGCGACGATTTAGTTGCTGCATTCAACAGCGCCAAAAGTGAAGCTAAAGCGGCTTTTGGCGATGACCAAATGTATATGGAAAAAATCATTGAACATGCACGACACATTGAAGTACAATTACTAGGTGATCACTATGGAAATGTTATCCATTTGGGAGAACGTGATTGTTCTTTACAACGAAATAACCAAAAAGTTATTGAAGAATCTCCTTCTGTTGCCATCAATGAAGAACAACGCAAAGCGCTTGGAGAAACAGCCGTACGTGCAGCAAAGTATGTTGGATATAAAAATGCAGGTACGATTGAATTTTTATTGGATCAAAATGGACAGTTTTATTTTATGGAAATGAATACGCGTATTCAAGTTGAACATCCAGTAACGGAGATGGCTACGGAGTTTGATATCGTAAAAGAACAATTGTTAATTGCAAGTGGAGAAAAGTTATCTATTAAACAAAGTGATGTTCGTTTAACTGGACACACGATCGAATGCCGAATAAACGCTGAAAATCCTGCTTTTAATTTTGCGCCTTCACCTGGAACCATTAATTATTTATTGATGCCTAGCGGAGGAAATGGATTACGAGTAGATAGTGCGATGTTTGCTGGAGCGGATATTCCGCCTTATTATGATGCGATGATTGCGAAGATTATTACAAAAGGCGCTAATCGTGCTGAAGCAATCGCTAAAATGCAGCGTGCTTTAGGTGAAATGGTTATTGATGGTATCATTAGCAATCAATTTTTCCAAGAAGATTTATTAATGGATAAACGATTTGTTAATGGTGAATACGATACAAGCTTTTTACAAGATGTTTTTCTTAAAGAATGGAAACCACGTGTTGAATAA
- the fabZ gene encoding 3-hydroxyacyl-ACP dehydratase FabZ, which yields MNIKEIQELIPNRYPIYFIDRVDEMIPGEHVVALKNVTINEEVFQGHFPGEPVLPGVYILEALAQAGSIPLLTLDRFKGQTAYLGGMNKVKFRKKVVPGDQLMLQVDIVKLKDYAGIGKGVAYVDGKKVCEAELTFIIGR from the coding sequence ATGAATATTAAAGAAATTCAAGAATTGATCCCGAATCGCTACCCAATCTACTTTATTGATCGTGTAGACGAAATGATTCCTGGTGAACATGTTGTAGCACTTAAAAATGTAACAATCAACGAAGAAGTATTCCAAGGTCACTTCCCAGGAGAACCCGTATTGCCCGGAGTATACATTCTAGAGGCTTTAGCTCAAGCAGGATCGATTCCTTTATTGACGCTAGACCGTTTTAAAGGGCAAACAGCTTATTTAGGTGGAATGAATAAGGTGAAATTCCGTAAAAAAGTTGTTCCTGGTGACCAATTAATGTTACAAGTTGATATTGTTAAATTAAAAGATTATGCTGGTATCGGAAAAGGCGTAGCTTACGTAGATGGAAAAAAAGTTTGTGAAGCTGAATTAACTTTCATCATTGGTAGATAA
- the accB gene encoding acetyl-CoA carboxylase biotin carboxyl carrier protein, whose protein sequence is MDFNQVKEILDLVNKSELTEFDLQMDNVNLRMSKNTSSQQISNQTVLTDSDTRFNEPVRKENLQTSSPVFEEISNSAPIAETVADGALVHSPIVGVIYTSPSPDQPAFKKVGDKVTVGETLCIVEAMKLMNEIKSEVDGTITEILIEDEQVVEFNQPLFRIA, encoded by the coding sequence ATGGATTTCAATCAAGTTAAGGAAATTCTAGATCTAGTAAATAAATCAGAATTAACTGAATTCGATTTGCAAATGGATAATGTTAATTTACGAATGAGTAAAAATACATCTAGCCAACAAATCAGCAATCAAACTGTTCTTACTGATTCAGATACAAGATTTAACGAACCTGTTCGTAAAGAGAATCTACAAACTTCTTCTCCTGTTTTCGAAGAAATTTCCAATTCAGCTCCAATTGCTGAAACTGTTGCCGATGGTGCATTAGTTCACTCTCCAATTGTGGGAGTAATCTACACTTCGCCTTCACCAGATCAACCTGCCTTCAAAAAAGTTGGCGATAAAGTAACGGTTGGAGAAACACTTTGTATTGTAGAAGCCATGAAATTGATGAATGAAATTAAAAGTGAAGTAGATGGAACGATTACTGAAATACTAATAGAAGATGAACAAGTCGTTGAATTTAATCAACCGTTGTTCAGAATTGCCTAG
- the fabF gene encoding beta-ketoacyl-ACP synthase II: protein MTNRVVITGMGAVTPLGNTVDEFWDGLKAGKNGIAPITKFDATETGITVAGELKDFDATNYMQRKISKRMDEFSRYGVAAAVQAVEESGIDREKTDMNRFGVIVGSGIGGLNAMQEQIIKMNTKGPQRVAPFFVPMAIGNMAAGNISIAIGTKGINTSIVTACASGNNSIGEAYRNIKHGYSDVILAGGAEGTINEIGISGFAALTALSTSTDPDRASIPFDKERTGFVMGEGAAVLMLESLDHALERGATIYAEIVGYGSTGDGYHMTAPTPDGSGAGRAMQDAMAEAGITPADVGYINAHGTSTGANDSAETMAIKYAFGDEAKNVAISSTKSMTGHLLGAAGAIEAVACVKALQDGFLPPTIGLQVPDEACDLDYIPNVGRKADIKYTLNNSLGFGGHNAVTCFKKWEGQ from the coding sequence ATGACGAATCGTGTAGTTATTACTGGAATGGGTGCAGTTACGCCTTTAGGAAATACAGTAGACGAATTTTGGGATGGGCTTAAAGCTGGAAAAAACGGTATTGCTCCTATTACAAAATTTGATGCAACTGAAACTGGCATTACTGTTGCTGGTGAATTGAAAGATTTTGATGCAACAAACTATATGCAACGTAAAATTTCAAAACGAATGGACGAATTTTCAAGATATGGTGTTGCAGCAGCTGTTCAAGCTGTAGAAGAAAGCGGCATTGATCGTGAAAAAACAGACATGAACCGTTTTGGTGTCATCGTTGGTTCTGGTATTGGTGGATTGAATGCTATGCAAGAACAAATCATTAAGATGAACACAAAAGGACCTCAACGTGTAGCACCTTTCTTCGTGCCAATGGCGATCGGAAATATGGCCGCTGGAAATATTTCAATTGCGATTGGAACTAAAGGGATCAATACGTCTATCGTAACAGCTTGTGCTTCTGGAAATAATTCTATTGGTGAAGCATACCGTAACATCAAACATGGATATTCAGATGTGATTCTTGCTGGAGGAGCAGAAGGTACGATCAATGAGATCGGTATTTCTGGTTTTGCTGCATTAACGGCTCTATCAACGAGTACAGATCCTGACCGTGCTTCAATTCCTTTCGACAAAGAACGTACTGGTTTTGTTATGGGTGAAGGCGCAGCTGTCTTAATGCTTGAAAGTCTAGACCATGCATTAGAACGTGGAGCAACAATCTACGCTGAAATAGTTGGTTACGGTTCTACAGGTGACGGTTATCATATGACTGCGCCAACACCAGATGGTAGTGGGGCAGGTCGTGCAATGCAAGACGCAATGGCTGAAGCTGGTATAACACCTGCTGATGTGGGCTATATCAATGCTCATGGAACAAGTACTGGAGCAAACGATTCTGCTGAAACAATGGCAATTAAATATGCATTTGGTGATGAAGCTAAAAACGTTGCGATTTCAAGTACGAAAAGTATGACAGGACACTTATTAGGTGCTGCAGGAGCAATTGAAGCAGTAGCATGTGTGAAAGCTCTTCAAGACGGATTTTTACCACCTACTATTGGCCTTCAAGTACCGGATGAAGCGTGCGATTTAGATTACATTCCAAATGTTGGACGTAAAGCAGATATTAAATACACACTAAACAATTCTTTAGGTTTTGGCGGACACAATGCCGTAACCTGCTTTAAGAAATGGGAGGGTCAGTAA
- the fabG gene encoding 3-oxoacyl-[acyl-carrier-protein] reductase has translation MTLKNQTVIVTGSSRGIGKAVAVEFAKAGANIILNARKPFSDELISELEGYGVKTHTILGDVSDFDFAKQLIEESKEVFGSVDILVNNAGITNDMLLMRMSEEDFDQTISVNLKGTFNTTRHASKVMLKQKSGTIINMASVVGLVGNVGQANYAASKAGVVGLTKSAARELAARGITVNAIAPGFIDTEMTDVLSDKMKEQAVSQIPLKHLGNVEDVARAAVFLSENKYITGQVINVDGGMVMNG, from the coding sequence ATGACTTTAAAAAATCAAACGGTTATTGTCACAGGGAGTTCAAGAGGTATTGGAAAAGCGGTTGCTGTAGAATTTGCAAAAGCTGGTGCGAATATCATTTTAAATGCTCGTAAACCTTTTTCAGATGAGCTTATTAGTGAATTAGAAGGTTACGGAGTTAAAACGCACACTATTTTAGGCGATGTTAGTGATTTTGACTTTGCCAAACAATTGATCGAAGAATCAAAAGAAGTTTTTGGAAGCGTCGATATCTTAGTGAACAATGCCGGTATCACAAATGACATGCTTTTAATGCGGATGTCGGAAGAAGACTTTGATCAAACGATTTCAGTTAATCTAAAAGGAACCTTTAATACGACCCGTCATGCATCTAAAGTTATGTTAAAACAAAAAAGTGGCACTATTATTAATATGGCCAGTGTGGTCGGTCTTGTTGGAAACGTCGGACAAGCCAACTATGCAGCTAGTAAGGCTGGTGTTGTTGGGTTAACAAAATCCGCAGCTAGAGAATTAGCTGCTAGAGGTATAACAGTCAATGCGATTGCTCCAGGATTTATCGATACAGAAATGACAGATGTGTTATCTGATAAGATGAAAGAACAAGCGGTTAGTCAGATACCTTTGAAACATTTAGGTAACGTAGAAGATGTTGCAAGAGCAGCAGTTTTCTTAAGCGAAAATAAATACATTACAGGTCAAGTCATCAATGTAGATGGCGGAATGGTTATGAATGGTTAA
- the fabD gene encoding ACP S-malonyltransferase, with the protein MKIAFVYSGQGAQYFGMGQELYENYSVVRDIFNQAGESLDLDMTKLCFEENDLLHQTTYTQPAILTVSLAIDVLLKEKGIQPDIVAGLSLGEYSAFVKADVLSFKDAVRLVKKRGQYMTDAVPLGEGAMSAVMGLDRQTIKAACDEASVLGVVSPANYNMPGQIAIAGVKEAVEKAGELLLERGAKRVVPLQVSGPFHTQLLEPASLQLEEALKFVSVNEPSLPVVSNTIAEVFKDKEQIKNMMVKQVMSPVYWEDSVRTMVDLGVDTFIEVGPGKTLSSFIKKIDKTVTTLNVENEKTLKKTLKKLAELKALA; encoded by the coding sequence ATGAAAATAGCCTTTGTGTATAGTGGACAAGGAGCTCAATACTTTGGTATGGGACAAGAACTGTATGAAAATTACAGTGTGGTCCGAGACATTTTTAATCAAGCTGGTGAGTCTCTAGATTTAGATATGACTAAACTATGTTTTGAAGAAAATGACTTATTGCATCAAACAACCTACACTCAGCCTGCTATCTTAACGGTTAGCCTAGCTATTGATGTATTGCTAAAAGAAAAAGGGATTCAACCTGATATTGTAGCTGGTTTGAGCTTAGGTGAATACAGTGCATTTGTTAAAGCTGATGTTCTTTCTTTTAAAGATGCGGTTAGATTAGTTAAAAAACGCGGACAGTACATGACAGATGCTGTTCCTTTAGGTGAAGGCGCTATGAGTGCGGTAATGGGATTAGATCGTCAAACAATTAAAGCAGCATGTGATGAAGCTAGTGTATTAGGTGTCGTTTCTCCAGCTAATTATAATATGCCTGGACAGATTGCAATCGCAGGTGTCAAAGAGGCTGTTGAAAAAGCAGGAGAGCTTTTACTCGAAAGAGGAGCTAAAAGAGTTGTTCCATTGCAAGTTAGTGGACCGTTTCATACACAGTTATTAGAACCTGCTTCTCTTCAATTAGAAGAAGCACTGAAATTTGTTTCTGTTAATGAACCTTCATTACCAGTTGTGAGCAACACAATTGCAGAGGTGTTCAAAGACAAAGAACAGATCAAAAATATGATGGTCAAACAAGTGATGTCTCCCGTGTATTGGGAAGACAGTGTACGAACAATGGTTGATTTAGGTGTGGATACATTTATTGAAGTTGGTCCTGGAAAGACATTAAGTAGTTTTATCAAAAAAATCGATAAAACAGTTACCACTTTAAATGTTGAAAATGAAAAAACTTTAAAAAAAACATTAAAAAAACTGGCAGAGCTAAAAGCTTTAGCCTAA
- the fabK gene encoding enoyl-[acyl-carrier-protein] reductase FabK — protein sequence MQSELIKKLGIKYPIIQGAMSWVANPSLVSAVSNAGGLGILACGYASSEIVRELIRETKSLTDKPFGINVLLTSPNVDDVVKVVCEEKVKVVTTGAGSPGRYMNQFKSVGTVVIPVVASVALARRMENEGADAIICEGMEAGGHIGKTTTMNLVPQVVDAVSVPVIAAGGIADGRGVAAAFMLGASAVQLGTRFVVAHESTVHQNFKDAILKAKDIDTVVTGQITGHPVRVLRNKLTRQYLKVEKDITSDENPDFNRLEELGKGALRRAVIDGDKETGSFMSGQSAGLVYKEQSCHEIIQELMHEYKEVITEQANLMSK from the coding sequence ATGCAGTCTGAATTAATTAAAAAACTTGGAATCAAATACCCAATTATACAAGGCGCAATGTCTTGGGTTGCTAATCCTAGTTTAGTGAGTGCAGTTTCAAATGCTGGCGGTCTAGGAATATTAGCTTGTGGATATGCTTCAAGTGAAATTGTGCGAGAACTGATTAGAGAAACGAAAAGTTTAACAGATAAACCTTTCGGTATCAACGTTCTATTAACATCTCCTAACGTAGATGATGTTGTAAAAGTTGTCTGTGAAGAAAAAGTAAAAGTAGTAACTACTGGTGCGGGTAGTCCAGGAAGATACATGAATCAATTTAAAAGTGTCGGTACAGTCGTTATTCCAGTTGTGGCTTCAGTAGCATTAGCTCGAAGAATGGAAAATGAAGGCGCAGATGCGATTATTTGTGAAGGTATGGAAGCTGGAGGACACATCGGAAAAACGACCACTATGAACTTAGTGCCGCAAGTTGTCGATGCTGTTTCTGTTCCCGTTATTGCTGCAGGAGGTATTGCTGATGGACGTGGTGTTGCAGCTGCGTTTATGTTAGGCGCTTCAGCTGTCCAATTAGGAACACGTTTTGTTGTTGCACACGAAAGTACTGTTCATCAAAATTTCAAAGATGCCATATTAAAAGCAAAAGATATTGATACTGTAGTTACTGGTCAGATTACTGGTCATCCAGTACGTGTCCTACGTAACAAACTAACTCGTCAATACTTAAAAGTTGAAAAAGACATCACAAGTGACGAAAACCCAGATTTTAATCGTTTAGAAGAACTTGGAAAAGGTGCTTTGAGACGAGCTGTCATAGATGGCGATAAAGAAACTGGATCATTTATGTCTGGCCAAAGTGCCGGTTTAGTTTATAAAGAACAAAGTTGTCATGAGATCATCCAAGAATTAATGCATGAATACAAAGAAGTAATTACAGAACAAGCCAACCTAATGTCAAAATAA
- a CDS encoding acyl carrier protein, with protein sequence MTFEKIQAIIVEQLDKEEEEVQLETNFREDLEADSLDLFQIINDIEDEFDIKIESEEGLTTVQDIVTFVEVELAKK encoded by the coding sequence ATGACATTCGAAAAAATTCAAGCAATTATCGTGGAACAATTAGACAAAGAGGAAGAAGAAGTACAATTAGAAACAAACTTCCGTGAAGATCTAGAAGCAGACAGCTTAGACTTATTCCAAATCATCAATGATATTGAAGACGAATTTGATATTAAAATTGAATCTGAAGAAGGTTTAACAACTGTTCAAGATATCGTAACTTTTGTTGAAGTTGAATTAGCTAAAAAATAA
- a CDS encoding beta-ketoacyl-ACP synthase III yields the protein MKAKIMGAGSYTPSKKVSNAMLEKMMDTNDEWIRTRTGIKTRHISEGENTSVLCGKAALDILEKAGISAKEIDFIIVATMTPDGLSPSTACLVQDYIGANPVMAFDVNAACSGFIYALSIAEKLIQSGSFNYGLVLGGEVMSKIIDWQDRSTAVLFGDGAGGVLLGASETESSFLGEDIHSDGSRGESLTAGSRFVSNFQIENEMKDSYLQMDGRSIFDFGIRSVPESIRTVIASSNSTLEEIDCIVAHQANYRILKAIAKKLKIPVEKFATNIAEYGNTSAASIPILLDELLTNGELVLGSKKKIVLTGFGGGLTWGSMLIQL from the coding sequence ATGAAAGCTAAAATTATGGGTGCTGGAAGTTATACTCCATCAAAAAAAGTTTCCAACGCTATGTTAGAGAAAATGATGGATACTAATGATGAATGGATCAGAACACGTACCGGTATAAAAACACGACACATTAGTGAAGGTGAAAACACCTCCGTTTTATGTGGCAAAGCTGCACTAGATATTCTTGAAAAGGCTGGGATTTCTGCTAAAGAAATTGATTTCATCATTGTTGCTACAATGACCCCAGATGGATTAAGTCCTTCAACGGCTTGTTTAGTTCAAGACTATATCGGAGCAAATCCTGTAATGGCTTTTGATGTAAATGCAGCATGTTCTGGTTTCATTTATGCATTATCGATTGCGGAAAAATTAATCCAAAGCGGTTCGTTTAACTATGGATTAGTTCTTGGCGGAGAGGTCATGTCAAAAATCATTGATTGGCAAGATCGTAGTACTGCTGTTTTGTTTGGTGATGGAGCTGGCGGTGTCTTGCTAGGTGCATCAGAAACTGAAAGCAGCTTTTTAGGAGAAGATATCCATTCTGACGGAAGTCGTGGAGAATCGCTTACAGCTGGCAGCCGATTCGTTTCAAATTTTCAAATAGAAAATGAAATGAAAGATAGTTATCTACAAATGGATGGAAGGTCAATTTTTGATTTTGGCATTCGTAGTGTCCCTGAAAGCATTCGAACAGTTATAGCATCTTCAAACAGCACGTTAGAAGAAATTGACTGTATCGTCGCACATCAAGCCAATTACCGTATATTAAAGGCAATTGCAAAAAAACTGAAAATTCCAGTTGAAAAATTTGCAACCAATATTGCCGAATACGGAAACACTTCTGCTGCCAGTATTCCGATTTTGTTAGATGAACTTTTAACAAACGGAGAGTTAGTTTTAGGCAGCAAGAAAAAAATCGTTCTAACTGGATTTGGTGGAGGACTCACATGGGGCTCCATGCTTATTCAACTTTAA
- a CDS encoding MarR family winged helix-turn-helix transcriptional regulator: MDELIPEINSYLVTIFNEIMTIEEGALQSSTFKDISIKEMHTIEAIGMYGVHTTTEVSKKLSVTVGTLTVSVNNLVKKGYVERIRNDDDRRVVKLGLTKKGRLLYRLHNKFHRDMVKETLEGLNKEEAEMLIKGLQNLHVFLDRTKNNL; encoded by the coding sequence GTGGACGAATTAATTCCTGAAATTAATTCTTACTTAGTAACGATATTTAATGAAATTATGACAATTGAAGAAGGTGCTCTTCAAAGCAGCACATTTAAAGATATCTCAATAAAAGAAATGCATACGATTGAAGCTATTGGAATGTATGGAGTTCATACGACAACGGAAGTTTCAAAAAAACTTTCGGTGACTGTAGGAACATTAACGGTTTCTGTTAATAATTTAGTCAAAAAAGGTTATGTTGAACGTATTCGTAACGATGATGATCGTCGAGTAGTTAAGTTAGGATTAACGAAAAAAGGTCGATTATTGTATCGTCTCCATAATAAATTTCACCGAGACATGGTTAAAGAAACACTTGAGGGATTAAATAAAGAAGAAGCAGAAATGCTGATCAAAGGGTTACAAAATTTACATGTTTTCTTGGACCGCACGAAAAATAACTTATAA
- a CDS encoding DUF2187 family protein: MGKIITEEIQSLVEVELRKGASKSRIATLLGVPYDEAIVIIDEIKASFRPDVGDRIIFSFRDEKMAGTIIKLLNNSAVVEIYWDKSSDKMKDIMESKTIVNFKDIEEFISAEAD; encoded by the coding sequence ATGGGGAAAATCATTACCGAAGAAATTCAATCTTTAGTGGAGGTTGAACTTCGAAAAGGTGCCAGCAAATCAAGAATTGCGACCCTTTTAGGCGTACCATATGACGAAGCAATCGTCATTATTGACGAAATAAAAGCTTCATTTAGACCAGATGTAGGAGATAGAATTATTTTTTCATTCCGAGACGAAAAAATGGCTGGAACGATTATCAAGTTATTGAATAATAGTGCAGTTGTAGAAATCTATTGGGATAAGTCTTCTGACAAAATGAAAGACATAATGGAAAGTAAAACTATAGTTAACTTTAAAGATATAGAAGAATTTATATCTGCTGAAGCTGACTAA
- a CDS encoding MarR family winged helix-turn-helix transcriptional regulator, with protein MTDSTKALKTLTVLLKSSSSVQDVVKKDMIKYGLNSTEFSVLELLYNKGDQPIQYIGKKILLASSSITYVVDKLEKKGFIKRCPSATDRRVTNISISEKGTAFMQEAFPKHELLISELFNVLNQEEMTTLTELLKKVGYHASSFN; from the coding sequence ATGACGGATTCAACTAAAGCATTAAAAACTTTGACGGTATTATTAAAATCTTCTTCAAGTGTCCAAGATGTTGTGAAAAAAGACATGATAAAATATGGTCTAAATTCAACAGAGTTTTCAGTTTTAGAACTTTTATACAATAAAGGCGATCAACCTATCCAATATATTGGTAAGAAAATTTTATTAGCCAGCAGCAGTATTACGTATGTCGTAGATAAATTGGAAAAAAAGGGGTTCATAAAACGTTGCCCTTCAGCTACGGATAGACGTGTAACCAATATTTCCATCTCTGAAAAAGGGACAGCATTTATGCAAGAAGCTTTTCCAAAACATGAACTATTGATTTCAGAGTTGTTCAATGTCCTTAATCAAGAAGAAATGACTACATTAACAGAATTATTAAAAAAAGTAGGGTATCATGCTAGTTCATTTAACTAA
- a CDS encoding NADPH-dependent FMN reductase, which produces MTKIGIITGSTRPGRNSLQVAQWVKELADKRGDAEYEIVDIAEYHLPLYNEPISAAYSQNYVTPEAIPWSKKIAELDGYVFITPEYNHGITSALKNAIDYLYPEWNNKAAGIVSYGSSGGVRAAEALRVVLAELQVADVRTHPAMSLFTDFVNMNEFKPADLHAATVSTLLDQVVAWSTTLQPLRNKG; this is translated from the coding sequence ATGACAAAAATTGGAATAATTACAGGTAGTACACGTCCGGGACGTAACAGCTTGCAAGTAGCACAATGGGTAAAAGAGTTAGCGGATAAACGTGGAGACGCAGAATACGAAATTGTAGACATTGCAGAATACCATTTACCACTATACAATGAACCAATCTCAGCAGCATATAGTCAAAACTATGTTACCCCAGAGGCTATTCCTTGGTCTAAAAAAATAGCTGAGTTAGATGGCTATGTTTTTATTACTCCTGAATACAATCATGGTATAACTTCAGCTTTAAAAAATGCAATCGATTATCTTTATCCAGAATGGAATAATAAAGCAGCAGGTATCGTAAGTTATGGGTCATCAGGTGGTGTAAGAGCTGCTGAGGCTTTACGTGTAGTTTTAGCCGAATTGCAAGTTGCAGATGTCCGTACACACCCAGCAATGTCTTTATTTACAGATTTTGTGAATATGAATGAATTCAAACCAGCCGACTTACACGCAGCTACTGTAAGTACGTTGTTAGATCAAGTTGTTGCATGGTCGACAACATTACAACCATTAAGAAATAAGGGTTAA